The proteins below are encoded in one region of Hordeum vulgare subsp. vulgare chromosome 3H, MorexV3_pseudomolecules_assembly, whole genome shotgun sequence:
- the LOC123441096 gene encoding vicilin-like seed storage protein At2g18540: protein MSFDACFVGMAASQPNKPKEEWGEEKDVASEEQRLMERAAKKLREEDVAEARKKKDEEHKARMDEEWQMELQRMRYEARIKENDRKTLEKRKKEYKANFKKMMAEDAAKREREHQRFTERVKEEASKMRKREEEEEEERKKKKGKGPCSTQ from the coding sequence atGAGCTTTGATGCCTGTTTTGTAGGTATGGCCGCTTCTCAACCCAACAAGCCAAAAGAGgagtggggggaggagaaggatgtagccagtgaggagcagcggttgatggagagggctgcaaagaagttgagagaggaggatgtagccgaagcgcgaaagaagaaggatgaggagcataAGGCAAGGATGGATGAGGAGTGGCAAATGGAACTTCAGCGCATGAgatatgaggctaggataaaggagaatgacaggaagacgctagagaaacgtaaaaaagaatataaagctaactttaagaagatgATGGCAGAGGACgcagcaaagagagagcgggagcatcaacgcttcacggagagggttaaggaagaggcttcaaaaatgcgcaaaagggaagaggaagaggaagaagagaggaagaagaagaagggaaaggggccttgctcgacccaaTAG
- the LOC123441095 gene encoding diphosphomevalonate decarboxylase MVD2, peroxisomal-like — protein sequence MATEAEAQWVLTATGRSPTNIAVIKYWGKRDEALILPVNDSISVTLDPDHLSATTTVAASPAFPSDRMWLNGKEIALSGGRFQSCLREIRKRARDVEDEKKGIKVKKEDWEKLHVHIASYNNFPTAAGLASSAAGFACLVFTLGKLMNVNEDYGELSSIARQGSGSACRSIYGGFVKWCMGKNDDGSDSMAVQLVDESHWDDLVIIIAVVSSKQKETSSTSGMRDTVETSPLLQYRAQTVVPGRILKMEDAIKNRNFESFARLTCADSNQFHAVCLDTSPPIFYMNDTSHRIISLVEKWNHAEGTPQVAYTFDAGPNAVLIARNRKTASLVLQRLLYCFPPQENDLDSYMVGDKSILSDAGVQSLADIEALPPPPEMKSPSQKFKGDVSYFICSRPGAGPKVLTDESHTLIDSATGLAKGV from the exons ATGGCGACGGAGGCGGAGGCGCAGTGGGTGCTGACGGCCACGGGGCGGTCGCCAACTAACATCGCCGTGATCAAGTACTGGGGGAAGCGGGACGAGGCGCTCATCCTCCCTGTCAACGACAGCATCAGCGTCACCCTCGACCCCGACCAcctctccgccaccaccaccgtcgccgCCAGCCCCGCCTTCCCCTCCGACCGCATGTGGCTCAACGGAAAG GAGATTGCGTTGTCGGGCGGGAGGTTTCAGAGTTGCCTGAGGGAGATCCGGAAGCGGGCTCGTGATGTAGAGGACGAGAAAAAGGGGATCAAGGTCAAGAAAGAGGACTGGGAGAAGTTGCATGTCCACATTGCGTCGTACAACAACTTCCCAACCGCTGCCGGTTTGGCCTCTTCGGCTGCTGGCTTTGCTTGTCTTG TTTTCACCCTCGGAAAGCTAATGAACGTgaatgaagattatggagaactttctTCAATAGCAAG GCAGGGATCTGGAAGTGCATGCCGCAGTATATATGGTGGATTTgtgaaatggtgtatgggaaaa AATGACGATGGAAGTGACAGTATGGCAGTGCAGCTTGTTGACGAGTCGCATTGGGATGATCTTGTCATAATCATAGCAGTG GTCAGCTCAAAGCAGAAGGAAACCAGTAGCACCAGTGGGATGCGAGACACTGTCGAAACAAGCCCCCTCTTGCAGTACAGGGCCCAG ACTGTAGTGCCAGGTCGCATATTGAAAATGGAAGATGCCATCAAGAATCGTAATTTTGAATCCTTTGCCAGGTTAACTTGTGCAGATAGCAACCAGTTTCATGCTGTATGTTTGGACACGAGTCCTCCCATCTTCTACATGAATGATACGTCACACAG GATAATTAGCCTTGTGGAGAAGTGGAACCACGCGGAAGGAACCCCACAG GTTGCCTACACATTTGATGCTGGGCCTAACGCTGTCCTAATAGCACGAAACCGCAAAACAGCTTCGCTTGTCCTTCAGAGGCTCTTATACTGCTTTCCTCCACAAGAAAATGATTTGGACAG CTATATGGTCGGCGATAAATCAATCCTAAGTGACGCCGGAGTGCAATCCTTAGCTGACATCGAGGCCCTTCCACCGCCCCCGGAGATGAAGTCACCGAGCCAAAAATTCAAGGGTGACGTTAGCTACTTCATTTGCAGCAGGCCTGGGGCTGGCCCAAAAGTTCTTACCGACGAGAGCCACACATTGATTGATTCAGCCACGGGGCTTGCGAAAGGAGTGTAA